A region from the Acyrthosiphon pisum isolate AL4f chromosome A1, pea_aphid_22Mar2018_4r6ur, whole genome shotgun sequence genome encodes:
- the LOC103309639 gene encoding 5'-AMP-activated protein kinase catalytic subunit alpha-2, translating into MAEVKPAATSQQQPIVKIGHYILGQTLGVGTFGKVKIGEHQLTKHKVAVKILNRQKIKSLDVVGKIRREIQNLKLFRHPHIIKLYQVISTPTDIFMIMEYVSGGELFDYIVKHGKLKEFEARRFFQQIISGVDYCHRHMIVHRDLKPENLLLDHNLHVKIADFGLSNMMMDGEFLRTSCGSPNYAAPEVISGKLYAGPEVDIWSCGVILYALLCGSLPFDDEHVPTLFRKIKSGIFPIPDYLNKSVVSLLCHMLQVDPMKRASIEDIKKHEWFQHELPAYLFPSPVDRDSSVIDTDAVNEVCEKFSVKDSEVHNALLSGDPHDQLGIAYHLIIDNKRIADEAAKAELKDFYIASSPPPTGGSLEPSASNAVVKPHPERIISQRERAQSIDQGARGSPMKRAKWHLGIRSQSRPTDIMNEVYRAMKALNFQWKVINPYHVQVRHLNPKTDNYIMISLQLYQVDYKSYLLDFKSLTNDQLENGNLPPPTLEVENQSPRQDVVALPQKKCAGHHTMEFFEMCASLITQLAH; encoded by the coding sequence ATGGCCGAGGTTAAACCCGCCGCCACCAGTCAACAACAACCAATCGTCAAAATAGGTCATTATATACTTGGACAGACACTCGGCGTTGGTACGTTTGGCAAGGTGAAAATTGGTGAACATCAGCTCACCAAACACAAGGTGGCTGTCAAAATACTCAATAGGCAGAAGATAAAAAGTCTGGATGTTGTTGGGAAAATACGTCGAGAAATTCAAAATCTCAAACTCTTCCGTCATCCTCACATCATTAAATTGTATCAAGTTATCAGCACGCCTActgatatatttatgataatggAGTATGTATCTGGTGGAGAACTATTTGATTATATAGTAAAACATGGTAAACTTAAGGAATTTGAAGCTCGTCGTTTCTTTCAACAAATCATATCTGGCGTTGACTATTGTCATAGGCATATGATTGTACATAGAGATTTAAAACCAGAAAACTTATTATTAGATCACAATCTTCATGTTAAAATTGCTGATTTTGGCTTATCCAACATGATGATGGATGGAGAATTTTTAAGAACAAGCTGTGGATCACCTAACTATGCTGCACCAGAGGTTATTTCAGGAAAATTGTATGCTGGACCTGAAGTAGATATTTGGTCGTGTGGTGttattttatatgcattattatgTGGTTCTTTGCCTTTTGATGATGAACATGTCCCAACTttatttcgaaaaattaaaTCTGGTATATTTCCTATACCAGATTATTTGAACAAATCTGTTGTTAGTTTACTATGTCATATGTTACAAGTAGATCCAATGAAAAGAGCATCTATTgaagatattaaaaaacatgaatGGTTCCAGCACGAGCTACCTGCATATCTTTTCCCTTCACCAGTTGACCGAGACTCTTCAGTGATTGACACAGATGCTGTTAATGAAGTTTGTGAAAAATTTAGTGTAAAAGACTCTGAAGTTCACAACGCTTTATTAAGTGGTGATCCTCATGATCAATTAGGTATCGCCTAccatttaataattgataataaacgAATAGCTGATGAAGCAGCTAAAGCAgaattaaaagatttttatattgCAAGTAGTCCACCTCCAACAGGAGGAAGTCTGGAGCCATCAGCTTCAAATGCAGTTGTAAAACCACATCCCGAAAGAATAATATCTCAAAGAGAACGTGCTCAATCAATAGATCAAGGGGCCAGAGGATCTCCAATGAAAAGAGCTAAATGGCATTTAGGCATAAGATCTCAAAGTAGACCTACAGATATTATGAACGAAGTATATAGAGCAATGAAAGCATTGAATTTTCAATGGAAAGTAATAAATCCTTACCATGTTCAAGTACGACACTTGAATCCAAAAACTGATAATTATATCATGATCTCACTGCAACTGTATCAAGTGGACTACAAAAGCTATTTGTTAGATTTTAAGAGTTTAACAAATGATCAgttagaaaatggaaatttaccTCCACCCACTTtagaagttgaaaatcaatctCCAAGGCAAGATGTTGTTGCACTACCACAAAAAAAGTGCGCAGGACATCATACAATGGAGTTTTTTGAAATGTGTGCATCTTTGATTACCCAACTTGCccattaa
- the LOC100159513 gene encoding xaa-Pro aminopeptidase ApepP, with the protein MAVRSTGPLLSRLRDLMKLKYLGEPIQGYIVLSEDAHQNEYISACDGRRAFITGFTGSAGVALITQNEALLWTDGRYFVQAEQQLDDNWTLMKMGLPDTSTLAEWLTKNMKSGSRIAVDANLITYSEWRRINKEIKYKGINLVPLDTNLIDRMWSDRPAIPSNPVKPLNIKFTGKKCGEKVEEVRQKMTEKNATILLVTALDEIAWLLNLRGSDITYNPVFYSYVIVTHTDVHLFVDDKKLDSTVSEHFKSENLSVIIQPYDKLHTFFNDILASDNSKTGKVWVSDRSSYNLVNIVPKSNRISKPTPIPLMKAIKNSVEINGLKNAHIKDGAALCSYFAWLEENISLGNLTEISVAEKLLSFRSLQDDFVGPSFETISSSGPNGGIIHYSPTPETDRKLSVDEMYLCDSGGQFLDGTTDVTRTLHFGTPTEYQKECFTRVFKGQANLAMSKFPHKILGNCLDSYARRFLWDVGLDYMHGTGHGIGSYLNVHEGPMGISWREIPNDPGLQPGMFLSNEPGYYEEDFGIRIEDIVLVKDTTTEYKMPQKPFLQFETVTMCPIQVKMLVMDLLTDTEIDYLNEYHLKCLEVLTPLLVKLDDKRALTWLKKETQPIKR; encoded by the exons ATGGCAGTGCGTAGTACTGGACCTCTTTTGTCGAGACTGCGTGACCTGATGAAGTTAAAGTATTTAGGTGAACCCATTCAAggttatattgttttatcagAAGATGCTCATCAA aatgagtATATTTCTGCGTGCGATGGACGGCGAGCTTTTATCACTGGTTTTACAGGTTCTGCTGGTGTTGCACTTATTACACAAAATGAGGCCTTATTGTGGACAGATGGTCGTTACTTTGTACAAGCCGAACAACAATTAGATGATAATTGGACTTTAATGAAAATgg GACTACCAGATACAAGTACATTGGCTGAATGGctaacaaaaaatatgaaatctgGTTCTAGAATTGCTGTTGATGCTAATCTAATAACATACAGTGAATGGCGTAGAatcaataaagaaataaaatataagggAATTAACTTAGTTCCATTAGATACCAACCTCATAGATCGCATGTGGTCTGACCGTCCAGCTATTCCATCAAATCCAGTTAAAccgttaaacattaaatttacag GAAAAAAATGTGGTGAAAAGGTTGAGGAAGTTAGACAGAAAATGACTGAAAAAAATGCTACTATTTTGTTAGTAACTGCTCTTGATGAAATTGCGT GGTTATTAAACTTGAGAGGATCTGACATAACGTATAATCCAGTATTTTATTCGTATGTAATTGTCACACACACAGATGTTCATTTATTTGTTGATGACAAAAAACTAGATTCAACAGTATcagaacattttaaaagtgAAAACTTGTCAGTCATTATACAGCCTTATGATaaactacatacattttttaatgatatt TTGGCATCAGACAATAGTAAGACTGGAAAAGTTTGGGTATCAGACCGATCTAGTTATAACTTGGTCAACATTGTACCAAAATCAAATCGCATTTCTAAACCTACCCCAATTCCACTCATGAAAGCTATTAAAAACTCAGTTGAAATTAATG gtcttAAAAATGCACATATCAAAGATGGTGCTGCATTGTGTTCATATTTTGCTTGGTTAGAGGAAAACATATCATTAGGAAATTTGACTGAAATATCAGTTGCTGAAAAGTTACTATCATTTAGAag TTTGCAAGATGATTTTGTGGGTCCAAGTTTTGAAACAATTTCTTCGTCTGGTCCAAATGGTGGAATAATTCATTATTCACCAACTCCAGAAACTGATAGAAAATTAAGTGTAGACGAAATGTATTTGTGTGACTCTGGCGGTCAATTTTT ggATGGAACTACTGATGTAACTCGTACACTTCATTTTGGAACACCAACTGAGTACCAGAAAGAATGTTTTACTAGAGTTTTTAAAGGACAAGCGAATTTAGCAATGAGCAAATTTCCTCACAAAATCCTA GGCAATTGTCTGGATTCATATGCACGTAGATTTTTGTGGGATGTCGGTTTAGATTACATGCATGGTACGGGTCACGGTATTGGttcttatttaaatgttcatgaAGGACCTATGGGAATATCTTGGAGAGAAATTCCGAATGATCCTGGCTTACAACCGGGAATGTTTTTATCAAATG aacCTGGATATTATGAGGAAGATTTTGGTATACGCATTGAAGACATTGTCTTAGTAAAAGATACAACAACTGAATATAAAATGCCACAGAAgccatttttacaatttgaaaCTGTTACTATGTGCCCTATACAAGTCAAAATGTTGGTGATGGATTTACTCACAGATACAGAG attgattatttaaatgaataccaTTTGAAGTGTTTGGAAGTTCTGACAccattattagtaaaattagaTGACAAGAGAGCATTAACATGGCTAAAAAAGGAAACACAACCAATCAAGCGATAA
- the LOC100162250 gene encoding cholesterol 7-desaturase, producing MEKSIFSFLAVCLLVQLAHGYCGSDCFKYVAAGVCTSLGLWYGYRFLIRPLDIQRKLADVGYEQHITQKQWVSKDKLHLIRSMMRLRKKGTLPPVYPNGWFALLDSDQVIVNQVKYVTALGENFAVFRASNGDVNILNAYCPHLGANMAIGGVVKGNCLQCPFHGWTFDGTSGKCVRIPNDCSNGVSSKAVSVRRWECCEANGFVFVWYHAENEAPSWRPARDIEAAGRGWTYRGRSEHYVNAHIQDIPENGADVAHLPALHGHMALGGQYAAQADRSLWRWLGVHEWTAAWRADGTRGRHVSTLNLQHGLVVFGKFVVFKMDVEAQQFERDVVIWNHKSYIEKPLASKQESTLLAHRKWYKQFYSANSIQFSNRKKTMDW from the exons ATGGAAAAATCAATCTTTTCTTTTTTGGCCGTCTGTTTGTTGGTTCAGTTGGCTCACGGTTATTGCGGTAGCGACTGCTTCAAGTACGTGGCTGCAGGAGTTTGTACATCATTGGGACTGTGGTACGGTTACCGATTTTTGATCAGACCATTGGACATACAAAGG AAATTGGCTGACGTGGGTTACGAACAGCACATCACACAAAAGCAATGGGTATCAAAGGATAAGTTACATCTGATACGATCCATGATGAGACTAAGGAAAAAAGGAACTTTGCCACCAGTCTATCCGAATGGATGGTTTGCGCTCCTGGACTCCGATCAAGTCATCGTCAATCAAGTTAAGTACGTGACGGCTCTAG gAGAAAATTTCGCAGTGTTTCGTGCATCCAACGGCGACGTCAATATATTAAATGCTTACTGTCCTCATCTGGGTGCTAATATGGCTATTGGAGGAGTAGTTAAAGGAAACTGTCTTCAATGTCCATTTCATGGATGGACATTTGATGGTACCAGTGGGAAGTGCGTCCGAATTCCGAACGATTGTTCTAATG GAGTGTCATCGAAGGCGGTGTCGGTGAGGAGATGGGAGTGTTGCGAAGCCAACGGGTTCGTGTTCGTGTGGTACCATGCGGAGAACGAGGCGCCATCGTGGCGGCCGGCCAGAGACATCGAGGCGGCCGGCCGCGGCTGGACGTACCGCGGCCGCAGCGAGCACTACGTGAACGCGCACATCCAAGACATCCCGGAAAATGGAGCGGACGTGGCCCATCTGCCGGCACTGCACGGCCACATGGCGCTCGGCGGCCAGTACGCCGCGCAGGCCGACCGGTCGCTGTGGAGGTGGCTCGGCGTCCATGAGTGGACGGCCGCGTGGCGGGCGGACGGTACCCGCGGGCGGCACGTGTCCACACTCAATCTGCAGCACGGGCTAGTGGTGTTCGGCAAGTTCGTCGTTTTCAAAATGGACGTGGAAGCGCAACAG TTTGAGAGAGATGTAGTCATTTGGAACCACAAGAGTTACATTGAAAAGCCTTTAGCTTCAAAACAAGAATCAACACTCTTGGCACATAGAAAAtggtacaaacaattttatagtgctaatagtatacaatttagtaacagaaaaaaaacaatggattggtga